The genomic stretch TCGGCGCCGCGCGGCAGGGCCAGGCGCAGCCGGTCGGCGATCTGGAGCAGCAGCCGGTCCCCGGCGAGATGGCCCAGCGTGTCATTGACCGATCGGAATCGGTCCAGGTCGATCAGCATCAGCGCGGACCGGGCACCGATCCGCTCGGCGTCGTCGAGCGCGGTCCAGATGCGCTCCAGCAGCCACTGCCGGTTGGGCAGCCCGGTCAGCGGGTCGCGCAGCTGCTCCTCGGCGCGGGCCCTGGCTATCCACAGGGTGGAGTCGAGGGCGATCAGCGGGATGGAGAACAGCGGGAGCAGCACCGGCTTGGCCATGGCGACGACGCAGACCAGCGGGGCGATGCCGAGCAGGGCGACCGCGACGAGGCCCTGCCTGACCAGGGCGGTGCGGGCGACGGTGGGCAGGCCCTTGTGGCGCGGGGCGTGCAGGTACCACAGCAGGGTGCGGCTGACCACGAGGTAGGCGGCGGCGACCAGCACCACCTCGGGGGCGGTGTAGAAGGTCCAGCTCTCGGGGTTCCAGGGGTCCTCGACGGAGGGCACCCGGCCGAAGGCGGCGAGCACCAGGGCGCCGGCGGCGATGCCGAGGATGTCCACCGAGCCGTGCAGGACGCCCTGCCGCCAGCGGTGGCGCCGGGCTATCCCGACCAGGACGACGACGGTGAGGCTGACCATTCCGGCGGGCACCCAGCCGTAGAGCATCAGGACGGCGAGGGTGAGGGCGGCGCCGGAGCCGGTGCCGCCCCACCAGCGGGCGCGGCCGAGGGCGACGAGATGGCCGACGATGATGCCGGTGAGCAGGGCCAGCGACCAGCCGACGGTACCGGACGGGAAGAGGGCGTGGTCGCCGGTGAAGGCGCGGTAGAACCCGGCACCGAGCACGAAGCCGGCCGCCGCGACGACGGCCGCGGGCAGCGCGGGCCAGGACAGGTGCCGGTCGGACTCACTCCCGGGCAGACCGGTGACGGGTTCGACGGTGAGCTGTGCGGCGCCGCGACTGTCCGCCGCGAGCGCTCCGGGGATGCGCCCGGCCATTTCCGGGCGCCAGGCGCCCCACCCGGACCAGCGGCCGGTCCGCCAGGCGCCGGTGAACCGGCGCAGGCGCAGCCGTGAGTCCGGGGCGGCGCTCTCGGTCGGTTCCATTCCCGTCCCTCTCACAGCCGGCGGTGCCCACGCCACGCGGTCCGCTGCCCGACATCCTCTGGCAGCACCGCGTCGGAAAACCCTTCCCCCGGCTCACCAAGAGCAAGGGAATGCCCCAACCGCAGCTGGGCACGGCAGGCGCACATCTCAACAGTAGGCCGCAGAAGGCTTCCACGGGCAGCGGTCGTCGACGGTTGCCCGAATGCGCCCCAGCCACCCGTATGCATCTGGTATGCGCCGATCGGGTGGCCTTCAACCGCTACCGCCGCCTACTCCTCGGTCGGAAGAGCGACTTCGGCCGCCGCCTCGGGGCCCTGTTCCAGCAGGACGGTGAAGCCGTCCTCGTTCAGAACCGGCACCTTCAGCTGCATCGCCTTGTCGTACTTCGAACCAGGATTGTCACCCACGACGACGAAAGACGTCTTCTTCGAGACCGAACCGGTCACCTTGGCCCCGCGGGTCTGGAGCTCCTCCTTGGCGCCGTCCCGGGTGAAGCGCTCCAGAGTGCCGGTCACGACCACGGTGAGACCTTCCAGCGGGCGCGGCCCCTCGTCCTCGCCGGAGCCCTCCTCCTCCATGCGCACGCCGGCCGCCCGCCACTTGCGGAGGATCTCCTGGTGCCACTCCTCGGCGAACCACTCCTTCAGCGAGGCCGCGATGATCGCGCCGACGCCGTCGGTGGCGGCCAGCTCCTCCTCACTGGCTTGCTCGATCCGCTCGATCGAGCGGAATTCGCGGGCCAGCGCCTCGGCGGCGACCGGTCCCACATGACGGATCGACAGGCCCGTGAGCACCCGGGCGAGGGGGCGTTCCTTGGCCGCCTGGATGTTCTCCAGCATGGCAAGCGCGTTCTTCTTCGCCTCGCCCTGCTGATTGGCGAAGACCCGGGCGACCTTCTCCTCGCCGGTCTTCGGGTCCCGCTTGGGCAGACCGCTGTCCTGGTCCAGGACGTACGCCTTGATGGGCAGCAGCCGCTCGATGGTGAGGTCGAACAGGTCGCCCTCGTCGATCAGCGGCGGCTCCGAAGGCTCCAGCGGCTTGGTGAGGGCAGCTGCGGCGACGTAACCGAAGTGCTCGATGTCCAGCGACTTGCGGCCCGCGAGGTAGAACAGGCGCTCCCGCAACTGCGCCGGGCAGCCCCGCGCGTTCGGGCAGCGCAGGTCGACGTCGCCCTCCTTCATCGGCCTGAGCGGCGTACCGCAATCGGGGCACTCGGCCGGCATCACGAACTCGCGCTCGCTGCCGTCGCGCAGGTCGGCGACGGGACCGAGGATCTCCGGGATGACGTCACCGGCCTTGCGCAGCACCACGGTGTCGCCGATCAGCACACCCTTGGCCTTGACCACGTCCTGGTTGTGCAGGGTGGCGAACTCGACCTCGGAACCGGCCACCGTCACCGGCTCGACCTGGGCGTACGGCGTGACCCGGCCCGTACGGCCCACGCCCACCCGGATGTTGACCAGCTTGGTGTTGACCTCCTCCGGCGCGTACTTGTACGCGATGGCCCAGCGCGGGGCGCGGGAGGTGGAGCCGAGGCGGCCCTGGAGCGGGATCTCGTCGAGCTTGACGACGACGCCGTCGATCTCGTGCTCCACGGAGTGGCGGTTCTCGCCGTAGTACTCGATGAACGCGCGGACGCCGTCGAGATCGCCGACCACCTTGTTGTGCCGGGAGGTGGGCAGGCCCCAGGTCTTGAGCAGGTCGTACGCCTGGGAGAGGCGGGAGAGGCCCTCGAAGCCCTCCAGGGCGCCGATGCCATGGACGACCATGTGCAGGGGGCGGGTGGCGGTGACCCGCGGGTCCTTCTGGCGCAGCGAACCGGCGGCGGCGTTGCGCGGGTTGGCGAAGGGCTTGTCACCGGCCGCGACCAGGCGGGCGTTGAGCTCCTCGAACTTCTCCATCGGGAAGTAGACCTCGCCGCGGATCTCCACCAGGTCCGGGACGCCGTCGCCGCTGAGCCGGTCCGGGATCTCGGCGATGGTGCGCACGTTCGGCGTGATGTCCTCGCCCGTGCGGCCGTCACCGCGGGTCGCCGCGCGGGTGAGCCGTCCCCGCTCGTACGTCAGGTTCACGGCGAGGCCGTCGACCTTCAGCTCGCACAGGAAGTGGTACGCGGAGGCGCCGACGTCCTTGTGGACGCGCTCGGCCCAGGCGGCGAGCTCCAGGTCGTCGAAGGCGTTGTCCAGGGAGAGCATCCGCTGACGGTGCTGGACTGCGGTGAACTCCGTCTCGTACGCGCCCGCGACCTTCTGGGTCGGCGAGTCCGGGGTGCGCAGCTCCGGGTACTCCTCCTCCAGGGCCTCCAGCGCGCGCAGTT from Streptomyces davaonensis JCM 4913 encodes the following:
- a CDS encoding putative bifunctional diguanylate cyclase/phosphodiesterase produces the protein MEPTESAAPDSRLRLRRFTGAWRTGRWSGWGAWRPEMAGRIPGALAADSRGAAQLTVEPVTGLPGSESDRHLSWPALPAAVVAAAGFVLGAGFYRAFTGDHALFPSGTVGWSLALLTGIIVGHLVALGRARWWGGTGSGAALTLAVLMLYGWVPAGMVSLTVVVLVGIARRHRWRQGVLHGSVDILGIAAGALVLAAFGRVPSVEDPWNPESWTFYTAPEVVLVAAAYLVVSRTLLWYLHAPRHKGLPTVARTALVRQGLVAVALLGIAPLVCVVAMAKPVLLPLFSIPLIALDSTLWIARARAEEQLRDPLTGLPNRQWLLERIWTALDDAERIGARSALMLIDLDRFRSVNDTLGHLAGDRLLLQIADRLRLALPRGAEAARLGGDEFAVLLPVADSTTSATRVARSLVADLSSPLDLDGLTLVLEASAGVAVFPDHALDAEGLLRRADVAMYQAKRDRTGVEVYESKRDSNTPDRLGLLGDLRRALDAHEVQLHYQPKVRFDGQVAGLEALVRWVHPERGKVPPDEFIAIAESSGLMPYLTEYVLETALGQVAKWRAQGLHVPVAVNVSPRDVHTPGFAGSVAARLARHGVPAGALQLEITEHVLLEDPQRAADTLAGLTGHGVKMSLDDFGTGYSSLVHLRRLPVSELKIDRSFVARLAVDNEDAEIVRCTVDLAHSLGLLVVAEGVEDDETWERLRDLGCDAVQGWLVAAAMPPEETTAWLRARGSRGWQRPRAALPAAATDE
- the ligA gene encoding NAD-dependent DNA ligase LigA encodes the protein MAGDKQAETTVPAEAREKHAKLAEQIEEHRFRYYVKDAPVVSDAEFDKQLRALEALEEEYPELRTPDSPTQKVAGAYETEFTAVQHRQRMLSLDNAFDDLELAAWAERVHKDVGASAYHFLCELKVDGLAVNLTYERGRLTRAATRGDGRTGEDITPNVRTIAEIPDRLSGDGVPDLVEIRGEVYFPMEKFEELNARLVAAGDKPFANPRNAAAGSLRQKDPRVTATRPLHMVVHGIGALEGFEGLSRLSQAYDLLKTWGLPTSRHNKVVGDLDGVRAFIEYYGENRHSVEHEIDGVVVKLDEIPLQGRLGSTSRAPRWAIAYKYAPEEVNTKLVNIRVGVGRTGRVTPYAQVEPVTVAGSEVEFATLHNQDVVKAKGVLIGDTVVLRKAGDVIPEILGPVADLRDGSEREFVMPAECPDCGTPLRPMKEGDVDLRCPNARGCPAQLRERLFYLAGRKSLDIEHFGYVAAAALTKPLEPSEPPLIDEGDLFDLTIERLLPIKAYVLDQDSGLPKRDPKTGEEKVARVFANQQGEAKKNALAMLENIQAAKERPLARVLTGLSIRHVGPVAAEALAREFRSIERIEQASEEELAATDGVGAIIAASLKEWFAEEWHQEILRKWRAAGVRMEEEGSGEDEGPRPLEGLTVVVTGTLERFTRDGAKEELQTRGAKVTGSVSKKTSFVVVGDNPGSKYDKAMQLKVPVLNEDGFTVLLEQGPEAAAEVALPTEE